The sequence below is a genomic window from Colias croceus chromosome 11, ilColCroc2.1.
gatttggttatatatctacctaccttccaggttaaagctagagtggggcaagtgccccaccctgccccaccgtggctacgcccatgctTTCAAGTTTCAATATAGGGTACAGCAATAAAAAGCTCTATATTGTAGGTACAGATTATTATCTAACTTTAAATCGATTACATCAGATGCAAGTCATGACCGGAGCCCGGAGGACAAAAACCCAAATAATAAACTACGTAAATATAAGTACATcttgtataatatgtaaatattagtatttagTTATTCATACGTTTTCTGAAAACTAACTTAAGTCAATATTTACCAGATATACCTACGACATACCTACGACTATGTCACCAATTAGCAAGTACTTAGCTGCTTTATATAAAATGAGACAATTTACTTTGCATGTTGTCAAACATATTCACATTGAGACATGGTAAGTTACGCTTTGCTCTTGTTACTCTTTTTTTACATTAGAAATATGTATCTAATTCAATCAGGacaatttatttaggtaggtacctctcattaatttgttttattaattactagctttccacccgcggcttcgcccgcgcagtcaaagaaaaacccgcatagttcccgttcccgagggatttccgggataaaacctatcctatcccggggtaaaaagtagcctatgtcctttctcggatatcaaaatacatatctctataccaaatttcatgcgaattggttcagtagttaaggcgtgattgagtaacagacagacatatagagttacattcgcatttataataatagataagtatggattcatgtttatttaacaaaattctcGAAGATTAAGATAAGATAGTCTAATTTACATCAACGTAACAATTctatggttttattttttaaacttaaaaaagatACAACCAACATAAAGAATATTGCTTGCTGACTCGGCTTCATTTGATATAAAACttaccataatattttttttccagaaACTGTGCAACGCCGTCCTTCCAACTCTGCTCATTGTATTATTACTATACAAAGGTAATAATGCGTTGGAAAATCAAAATGAATCGCCAgaaaaatctttgaaaaataACAAGAATCCActcgaaaatatattattttataatagacaAAATACGACAGAACAGGGTTCGATTAGACGAGTGAAACGCCAGTTTTATCCGTACTATGCAGGTAAATATTGCTAAAATTACCACGCTTCGATAATAAATCAACAGTAAAGTCAAAAGAGGTAAAAATATTCAGCGTCAGCCGACTTAAATTGGGCACTCTACGCTTAGACTCTACGCATTAATATAACAGGGATTGTTTTGAATActgtttcatatatttttctattaaggacgctataacgtatttttacaaaaacacgctgtttttcggtaccattttaacttaaagcaattacacgtgagaacatagtaatatcttaatttaaagataatatattcagctctacgttcatcttataaaaattttacgacgtcatacaaaattgtcgctgaaatacgcgttttccatcacaataaacgcataaaatgcaaaaaaatggggtctaaaccggtaccattttaggaaaattaagagcctaatctatcttcttaactatatcttattgagggatatatagtcctttatatatggtgtaatttttatgaatctaaatcaaaattttatttcaataatgagctaaattaaaaatacttgtcgatttcttcatacattttgttctcgcggttcgtcagaccgcgctcagaagcgctcttggaaggacgggtgtatcgctcctcgtg
It includes:
- the LOC123695847 gene encoding cold shock protein 2-like translates to MKLCNAVLPTLLIVLLLYKGNNALENQNESPEKSLKNNKNPLENILFYNRQNTTEQGSIRRVKRQFYPYYADIYHRPRPLPIILVGGGFTTFGRGLAFGGTGIGRFGGRGFGARGFGGRGFGGFGGRGFGGGRGGRG